In Opitutaceae bacterium TAV5, one genomic interval encodes:
- a CDS encoding recombinase RecR produces MTPAFEKLQQHLKQLPGLGYRSAERIALHLLVEKPARLSALVQALEDAARTVRRCSRCGNLAEDELCPICADPTRDAGIVCVVEHVPDLVAMERSGAWRGHYHVLHGKLSPINGVGPDDLNFAPLLARVAEGDVRELILALSNDVEGEATCHYLTQQIATVQPGVKLTRIGFGLPSGAGVLYADSVTLRSALEARRDYL; encoded by the coding sequence ATGACTCCCGCGTTTGAAAAACTCCAGCAACACCTGAAGCAGTTGCCGGGGCTCGGTTACCGGTCGGCGGAGCGGATCGCCCTGCACCTGCTGGTCGAAAAGCCCGCCCGCCTGTCCGCCCTCGTGCAGGCGCTGGAAGACGCGGCGCGCACCGTGCGGCGCTGCTCGCGCTGCGGCAACCTCGCCGAAGACGAGCTTTGCCCGATCTGCGCCGACCCGACCCGCGATGCCGGCATCGTGTGCGTGGTGGAACACGTGCCCGATCTCGTGGCGATGGAGCGCTCCGGCGCCTGGCGCGGACATTACCACGTGCTCCACGGCAAGCTCTCGCCGATCAACGGCGTAGGCCCCGACGACCTGAATTTCGCCCCGTTGCTGGCACGTGTGGCCGAAGGCGACGTCCGCGAGCTGATTCTCGCCCTCTCCAACGACGTGGAAGGCGAGGCAACCTGCCATTACCTCACGCAACAGATCGCCACGGTGCAGCCCGGCGTGAAGCTGACGCGCATCGGCTTCGGCCTGCCGAGCGGAGCCGGCGTGCTCTACGCCGATTCGGTGACGCTCAGGAGCGCCCTCGAGGCCCGCCGGGACTACCTGTAG
- a CDS encoding adenylate kinase — protein MNTARHSTEKPAPAVSVHHDLEIKDAQLIFDSVWHALETELGRENLRFPKEIILLGGAPGSGKGTNTGFILKARGLTCAPLVVSSLLDTPEARKIKDAGGMVGDREVVGLLIRHLLRPEYRDGVILDGFPRTEVQVECLKLLAEKMQGLRREFYRTPLGMHFRQPTIHIMVLFVDEKTSVERQLKRGLEIKKYNEEVRRTGVGELQEERATDYDVELAKHRYRVFKEQTWEALQSLKEIFHYHFVNAQGSIAEVEQNILKELQYQSSLELDPLTHDRLRAIPVADELIVHARQELVKRLDDYEFNHAELFAKVVAFIEKKILPIVLRHAISGVALINSEDCLLDDPVALAMLIDVFSERGYHAVVDVHRIEVPDQVDLTTGKVTNRVKKVFRTQIRFQGSEIRRGN, from the coding sequence ATGAACACCGCCCGACATTCCACCGAAAAACCTGCGCCTGCCGTCAGCGTCCATCACGATCTCGAGATCAAGGATGCCCAGCTGATCTTCGACAGCGTCTGGCACGCGCTCGAGACCGAGCTCGGCCGCGAGAACCTGCGTTTCCCCAAGGAGATCATTCTCCTCGGCGGCGCTCCCGGTTCGGGCAAGGGCACGAATACCGGCTTCATCCTCAAGGCGCGCGGACTCACCTGCGCTCCGCTCGTGGTCAGCTCGCTGCTCGACACACCCGAGGCGCGCAAGATCAAGGATGCCGGCGGCATGGTCGGCGACCGCGAGGTCGTGGGCCTGCTCATCCGCCATCTGCTGCGGCCCGAGTACCGCGACGGCGTCATCCTCGACGGTTTCCCCCGCACGGAGGTGCAGGTGGAGTGCCTGAAACTCCTCGCCGAAAAAATGCAGGGGCTGCGCCGCGAGTTTTACCGCACGCCGCTCGGCATGCATTTTCGTCAGCCGACGATCCACATCATGGTGCTGTTCGTGGATGAAAAGACCTCCGTCGAGCGCCAGCTCAAGCGCGGCCTGGAGATCAAGAAATACAACGAGGAAGTGCGCCGCACCGGCGTGGGCGAGTTGCAGGAGGAGCGGGCCACGGATTACGACGTGGAGCTGGCGAAACACCGTTACCGCGTGTTCAAGGAACAGACCTGGGAGGCGCTCCAGTCGCTGAAGGAAATTTTCCATTACCACTTCGTCAATGCGCAGGGTTCGATCGCGGAAGTGGAGCAAAACATCCTCAAGGAGCTGCAATACCAGAGCTCGCTCGAACTCGATCCGCTGACGCACGACCGGCTGCGCGCGATCCCGGTGGCCGACGAGCTCATCGTCCATGCGCGGCAGGAACTCGTGAAACGGCTCGACGACTATGAGTTCAACCACGCCGAGCTTTTTGCGAAGGTCGTGGCCTTCATTGAAAAGAAGATCCTGCCGATCGTGCTGCGACACGCGATTTCCGGGGTGGCGCTGATCAACAGCGAGGATTGCCTGCTGGACGATCCGGTGGCGCTGGCGATGCTGATCGACGTCTTTTCCGAGCGCGGTTACCACGCGGTGGTGGACGTGCACCGGATCGAGGTGCCCGACCAGGTGGACCTGACGACCGGCAAGGTCACCAACCGCGTGAAAAAAGTCTTCCGCACGCAGATCCGCTTCCAGGGTTCGGAGATCCGGCGGGGGAACTGA